Proteins found in one Abyssibius alkaniclasticus genomic segment:
- a CDS encoding haloacid dehalogenase type II → MPITTCIFDAYGTLFDVAAAARQVADEPGNEEFSAKWPEIARTWRDKQLQYSWLRAVADAHKDFWQVTQDSLDYTLEAHGFASESLRQRLLDLYWKLKAFPEVPPMLAALKDRGMVTGILSNGSPDMLDAAVESAGIAQWLDVVLSVEDVGVFKPHRWVYDLVGSHFGSQPSEVLFVSSNGWDAAHAAGYGFQTVWVNRANDPVDRFDWSPDHVMRDLTGIPELAAAR, encoded by the coding sequence ATGCCGATTACAACTTGTATTTTTGATGCTTACGGAACCCTGTTCGACGTTGCGGCCGCCGCGCGGCAAGTGGCGGATGAGCCAGGAAACGAGGAATTTTCCGCCAAATGGCCGGAAATTGCCCGCACATGGCGCGACAAGCAGTTGCAATATTCATGGCTGCGCGCCGTGGCCGACGCCCATAAGGATTTTTGGCAGGTCACGCAGGATTCGCTCGACTACACGCTTGAAGCGCATGGGTTTGCCTCGGAGTCTTTGCGCCAGCGCCTGCTCGATCTTTACTGGAAGCTCAAGGCCTTTCCCGAAGTTCCCCCAATGCTGGCCGCGTTGAAAGACCGGGGCATGGTCACGGGCATCCTGTCCAACGGTTCGCCCGACATGCTGGATGCGGCGGTTGAATCGGCTGGCATTGCACAATGGCTTGATGTGGTGCTGAGCGTGGAGGATGTGGGCGTTTTCAAGCCGCATCGCTGGGTTTATGACCTTGTTGGCAGCCATTTCGGCAGCCAGCCCAGCGAGGTATTGTTTGTCTCGTCCAACGGCTGGGATGCGGCGCACGCGGCGGGTTACGGGTTTCAAACCGTCTGGGTGAACCGCGCGAATGACCCGGTTGACCGGTTTGACTGGTCGCCCGACCATGTGATGCGCGATTTGACCGGCATTCCTGAACTGGCGGCCGCGCGGTGA
- a CDS encoding alpha/beta fold hydrolase encodes MTPFVTADGLRLDYTDQGQGPAVLCLPGLTRDLRDFDELAAALSGVRLLRLTPRGRHGSDWAQDASSYNIAAESADSLAFLDFLGVEKAVVIGTSRGGLQAMVMAATAPERLAGVVLNDIGPELSADGLGRIMDYLGIAPRAQSLPELVAALRATMGAGFPGLSAEKWETLARRWFDVRDDGIGLTYDPKIRDAVIEQSATPAPDLWPFFDLLPAPLAVIRGANSDLLSVETVARMKARRPALISAEVPNRGHVPFLDEPQALAAIHAVLEQV; translated from the coding sequence GTGACGCCCTTTGTCACAGCCGATGGGCTGCGGCTGGATTATACCGATCAGGGCCAAGGCCCCGCCGTGCTGTGCCTGCCCGGCCTGACCCGCGATTTGCGCGATTTCGACGAACTTGCCGCCGCGCTTTCCGGCGTGCGCCTGCTGCGCCTGACCCCGCGCGGGCGGCACGGGTCTGACTGGGCGCAAGATGCTTCAAGTTACAATATAGCCGCGGAATCGGCGGATTCACTGGCATTTCTCGACTTTCTGGGGGTGGAGAAGGCGGTTGTCATCGGCACTTCGCGTGGCGGGTTGCAGGCGATGGTGATGGCTGCAACCGCGCCCGAGCGGCTGGCTGGCGTCGTGCTGAACGATATCGGCCCCGAACTGTCTGCCGATGGTCTGGGGCGGATCATGGATTACCTCGGCATCGCCCCGCGCGCCCAAAGCCTGCCCGAGCTTGTAGCCGCGCTGCGCGCCACGATGGGCGCAGGCTTCCCCGGCCTTTCGGCGGAAAAGTGGGAGACACTGGCCCGGCGCTGGTTTGATGTGCGCGATGATGGCATCGGGCTGACCTATGATCCCAAAATCCGCGACGCGGTGATTGAGCAAAGCGCAACACCCGCGCCCGACCTCTGGCCATTCTTCGACCTTTTGCCAGCGCCGCTGGCGGTCATCCGCGGCGCAAATTCCGATTTGCTGAGCGTCGAGACCGTTGCCAGAATGAAGGCCCGCCGCCCGGCGCTGATCAGCGCCGAGGTTCCAAACCGTGGCCATGTGCCGTTTCTGGATGAGCCGCAGGCGCTGGCCGCAATTCACGCAGTGTTGGAGCAGGTATGA
- a CDS encoding enoyl-ACP reductase FabI gives MAELMRGKRGLVMGVANDRSIAWGISRALAAEGAELAFTYQGEGFGKRVLPLAQSLGSNMVIEADVQDSASLDRAFGTLAKSWGSIDFLIHAIAYSDKDELTGRFLNTTRANFLNSMDISCYSLVDVARRAAPLMKQGGSIVTLTYMGSQRVIPNYNVMGVAKAALEATVRYLANDLGPDGIRVNAVSPGPMKTLAGAAIGGARKVYRATEENAPLRSNASLESCGAMGMFLCSDMSAHTTGEVIYVDGGYHVMGMAQPENLA, from the coding sequence ATGGCTGAATTGATGCGCGGCAAACGTGGGCTGGTGATGGGTGTCGCCAATGACCGTTCTATCGCCTGGGGAATTTCAAGGGCGCTTGCGGCCGAAGGGGCGGAGCTTGCCTTCACCTATCAGGGTGAAGGTTTTGGCAAGCGCGTGCTGCCCTTGGCGCAAAGCCTTGGCTCGAACATGGTGATCGAGGCCGATGTGCAGGATTCCGCATCGCTGGACCGCGCCTTTGGCACATTGGCCAAAAGCTGGGGCAGCATCGACTTTCTGATCCACGCCATCGCCTATTCCGACAAGGACGAGCTGACCGGCCGTTTCCTGAACACCACGCGCGCGAATTTCCTCAATTCGATGGATATTTCCTGCTATTCGCTGGTCGATGTGGCGCGGCGCGCTGCCCCCTTGATGAAGCAGGGCGGCAGCATTGTCACCCTCACCTATATGGGCAGTCAGCGGGTTATTCCGAATTACAATGTGATGGGCGTGGCCAAGGCGGCGCTTGAAGCCACGGTCCGCTATCTGGCAAATGATCTTGGCCCCGATGGTATCCGCGTCAACGCCGTCTCCCCCGGCCCGATGAAAACCCTGGCCGGGGCCGCGATTGGCGGGGCGCGCAAGGTTTATCGCGCAACCGAGGAAAACGCCCCGCTACGCAGCAATGCCAGCCTGGAAAGCTGCGGGGCGATGGGCATGTTCCTGTGTTCGGATATGTCTGCACATACAACCGGCGAAGTGATCTATGTCGATGGTGGCTACCATGTCATGGGCATGGCGCAGCCGGAAAACCTCGCCTAG
- the irrA gene encoding iron response transcriptional regulator IrrA — protein sequence MPHEQKNQLRPHERAADWLTDAGLRPTRQRLALATLLVGDGRDRHVTAESLHEAAASGDQSVSLATVYNTLRAFCGAGLLHEITVDGNRTYFDTRTDHHPHYYWEDDGRLSDAPNSAIQIEGLPTPPENTEISRVDVVIRLRRR from the coding sequence ATGCCACATGAGCAAAAAAACCAGCTGCGCCCGCATGAGCGGGCCGCCGATTGGCTAACCGATGCCGGGCTGCGCCCAACCCGGCAACGGCTGGCCTTGGCCACGCTGCTGGTGGGCGACGGGCGCGACCGCCATGTCACCGCCGAAAGCCTGCACGAGGCGGCGGCTTCGGGCGATCAATCGGTCTCGCTGGCCACGGTTTACAACACGCTGCGCGCCTTTTGCGGCGCTGGCCTGCTGCATGAAATTACCGTCGACGGGAACCGCACCTATTTTGACACCCGCACCGACCATCATCCGCATTACTATTGGGAAGATGACGGGCGGCTGTCGGATGCGCCAAATTCGGCCATACAAATTGAAGGCCTGCCAACCCCGCCGGAAAACACAGAAATTTCGCGCGTGGATGTGGTGATTCGTCTGCGCCGACGTTAG
- a CDS encoding threonine ammonia-lyase encodes MSRIEMIHAARARSANHVRQTPVLSSPFLDEIAGRRVLVKAECLQHTGSFKFRGGYSALSGLSDAQRAGGVIAYSSGNHAQGVALAARLHGVAAVIIMPSDAPRLKIENTRALGAEVVLYDRFGEDRDAIGQSLATARGLTLIRPYDEPLVVAGQGTLGLELGPQLAEAGMTSGDVLVCCGGGGLTSGVALALAEVAPGLRVRPVEPVGFDDVRRSLMSGRIEGNAPEARSICDAIVTPGPGKLTFPIMQEHCGPGLAVPDEDALRAVALAFQRLKIVAEPGGAVALAAALFQADQLEGEAVAVVVTGGNVDGDVFAQALARL; translated from the coding sequence ATGAGCAGGATCGAGATGATACACGCCGCGCGGGCGCGCAGTGCGAACCATGTGCGGCAAACGCCGGTTCTGTCCTCTCCGTTTCTGGACGAGATCGCCGGGCGCCGGGTTTTGGTGAAGGCTGAATGCCTGCAGCATACCGGCAGCTTCAAGTTTCGCGGCGGCTATTCGGCGCTGTCGGGGCTGAGCGATGCGCAGCGCGCGGGCGGGGTTATCGCCTATTCCAGCGGCAACCATGCGCAGGGCGTGGCGCTGGCCGCAAGGCTGCACGGGGTGGCGGCGGTGATTATCATGCCGTCTGACGCACCCAGGCTGAAGATTGAGAACACCCGCGCCCTTGGGGCCGAGGTGGTGTTATATGACCGGTTTGGCGAGGATCGCGACGCGATTGGCCAGTCGTTGGCCACCGCGCGCGGGCTGACGCTGATCCGCCCCTATGACGAGCCTTTGGTTGTTGCCGGTCAGGGCACGCTGGGGCTGGAGTTGGGGCCGCAACTGGCCGAAGCGGGCATGACATCGGGCGATGTTCTGGTGTGCTGTGGTGGCGGCGGGCTGACCTCGGGCGTGGCGCTGGCCTTGGCCGAAGTCGCGCCGGGGTTGCGCGTGCGCCCGGTCGAACCTGTGGGGTTTGACGATGTGCGCCGTTCGCTGATGTCCGGCCGCATCGAGGGCAATGCACCGGAGGCGCGCTCGATCTGCGATGCGATCGTCACGCCAGGGCCGGGCAAGCTGACATTCCCGATCATGCAGGAACATTGCGGACCGGGGCTGGCGGTGCCGGATGAAGACGCGCTGCGCGCCGTGGCGCTGGCCTTTCAACGCCTGAAAATCGTGGCCGAACCGGGCGGGGCCGTGGCGCTGGCCGCCGCGCTGTTTCAGGCCGATCAGCTTGAGGGCGAAGCCGTGGCCGTGGTGGTGACGGGGGGCAACGTGGATGGTGATGTGTTTGCGCAAGCTCTGGCGCGCCTGTAG
- the fabB gene encoding beta-ketoacyl-ACP synthase I: MRRVVITGLGIVSSIGVSATEVLDSLQTGRSGISFAESYAENGFRSRVHGMPNIDVSAHIDKRNLRFMGDGAAYNFIAMEQAIADAGLEDSDVSNERTGLVMGSGGPSTKNLFNAHQIVLKNGAPKRMGPFMVTRGMSSTNSACLATPFKIKGVNYSITSACSTSAHCIGNGVEQIQLGKQDVVFAGGGEELDWTLSCLFDAMGAMSSKYNDTPELASRAYDADRDGFVIAGGGGVVVLEELSHAQARGAKIYAEVTGYGATSDGYDMVAPSGEGGERSMKLALGTIGDRKVSYINSHGTSTPAGDITEIDAIRRVFGDGATPPVSSTKSLTGHSLGATGVQETIYCLLMMQHNFIAASANIQTLDPALKPSEIVMARRDNVDHDTLLSNSFGFGGTNATLALSKFHG, encoded by the coding sequence ATGCGTCGCGTTGTCATCACAGGGCTGGGAATCGTCTCGTCAATCGGCGTTTCGGCGACCGAAGTGCTTGATTCATTGCAAACCGGTCGTTCGGGCATCAGCTTTGCTGAAAGTTACGCTGAAAACGGCTTTCGCTCGCGCGTGCATGGTATGCCGAATATCGATGTGAGCGCCCATATCGACAAGCGCAACCTGCGCTTCATGGGCGATGGCGCGGCCTATAATTTCATCGCTATGGAACAGGCGATTGCCGATGCCGGGCTGGAAGACAGCGATGTCTCCAACGAACGCACCGGGCTTGTCATGGGCTCTGGCGGGCCAAGCACCAAGAACCTGTTCAACGCCCACCAGATTGTGCTGAAAAACGGCGCGCCCAAACGCATGGGGCCGTTCATGGTTACGCGCGGCATGTCCTCGACCAACTCGGCCTGTCTGGCGACGCCTTTCAAGATCAAGGGTGTGAACTATTCCATCACCTCGGCCTGCTCCACCTCGGCGCATTGCATTGGCAACGGGGTCGAGCAAATCCAGCTTGGCAAGCAGGATGTTGTCTTTGCCGGCGGGGGCGAGGAGCTGGATTGGACCCTGTCCTGCCTGTTCGATGCGATGGGCGCAATGTCCTCCAAATACAACGACACGCCGGAACTGGCCAGCCGCGCCTATGATGCCGACCGTGACGGTTTTGTCATTGCCGGTGGTGGCGGGGTTGTCGTGCTGGAAGAGCTTTCGCACGCACAGGCGCGCGGTGCAAAAATTTACGCCGAAGTCACGGGCTATGGGGCCACTTCTGATGGTTATGACATGGTCGCGCCTTCGGGCGAGGGGGGCGAGCGATCTATGAAGCTCGCGCTTGGCACGATTGGGGACCGCAAGGTTTCCTATATCAACAGCCACGGCACCTCCACCCCGGCTGGCGATATCACGGAGATCGACGCCATCCGCCGGGTGTTTGGCGATGGTGCCACCCCGCCCGTATCTTCAACCAAATCACTGACGGGCCACAGCCTTGGGGCAACCGGCGTGCAGGAAACCATTTATTGCCTGCTGATGATGCAGCATAATTTCATTGCCGCCAGCGCCAATATCCAGACTCTCGATCCGGCCCTCAAGCCTTCGGAAATTGTGATGGCGCGGCGCGACAATGTGGATCACGATACACTACTTTCGAACTCCTTCGGATTCGGCGGCACGAACGCGACGCTCGCGCTCTCTAAATTTCATGGGTAA
- the fabA gene encoding bifunctional 3-hydroxydecanoyl-ACP dehydratase/trans-2-decenoyl-ACP isomerase, with amino-acid sequence MQHRPTSIDYDGLLECARGEMFGPGNAQLPMPPMLMMDRITEISADGGPHGQGHVVAEFDIKPDLWFFPCHFVGNPIMPGCLGLDALWQITGFNLGWRGMKGRGMALGVGEVKFTGMVTPETRLVRYEVDMVRVIDRKLKIGRADGRMYADDVHVYTALDMKVGLSQD; translated from the coding sequence ATGCAACACCGCCCCACCAGCATAGACTATGACGGGCTGCTAGAATGCGCGCGCGGCGAAATGTTCGGCCCCGGCAATGCGCAATTGCCCATGCCGCCCATGCTGATGATGGACCGCATCACCGAAATTTCCGCCGATGGCGGCCCGCACGGTCAGGGCCATGTTGTTGCCGAGTTCGATATCAAGCCCGACCTGTGGTTCTTCCCCTGCCATTTTGTCGGCAACCCGATCATGCCCGGCTGTCTGGGGCTTGATGCGCTTTGGCAGATTACCGGCTTCAACCTTGGCTGGCGCGGCATGAAGGGGCGCGGCATGGCGCTGGGTGTGGGCGAGGTGAAATTCACCGGCATGGTCACCCCCGAAACTAGGCTCGTGCGTTACGAGGTGGATATGGTGCGGGTGATCGACCGTAAATTGAAAATTGGGCGCGCCGATGGGCGTATGTATGCCGATGATGTGCATGTTTATACCGCGCTCGACATGAAAGTTGGCCTGTCGCAAGACTGA
- a CDS encoding GcvT family protein: MKTQVKALVVGGGAVGAGIAYHLAKAGWECVLIERDELTSGSTWHAAGLLPLFNMGYATSHIHQYSVDFYKTLEAETGLNAGFSVVGNLRMAQTQERMDEYMLYASTADSVGIKYEFLTPDDIKARWPLIRTDDLKGALYHTEDGYINPADVTQAMAKGARQLGAEIYRKLQVDSYEWTGSEWIVRGTKMVERGGNLVAGEDRFEIRAEHVVTATGNHAQRTAKLLGIKIPAIPVEHQFIVMESDPALVEWRKTNPEHPVIRDADAQSYVREERGGWILGVYEKNAPARFEYGVPDSFRADLFPLDLERIESQYMAMIHRIPSCENSGLKDDFNGPICYTPDGNPLVGPAPGLRNMWLAEGFSFGITAAGGTGYYLAQMMVNGEAEIDMASLDPKRFGDWMTTEYAMRKNEECYDHVYILHHPDEERPAARPLRTSPAYDRQAARGAQFGQVNGWERPNYYAPMGFNDHDSRSFRRGGWWQYAVEEAKAIRNGVGLIDATAFTKHIVKGPGATAFLDWFTTNKLPKVGRINLTYALTPTGTTRTEYTIVRLKDDEYYLVSAGAWTAYDADYLRKCVADKEAAFGRIEVQNVTTQWGVFAIAGPKSRDVLKKLIRDADPETALSNKRFPWLSARQIELGMCPVNAIRVAYTGELGWELHHPIEMQNYLFDQLEKAGAEFGMKLVGARAQNWLRQEKSYRAFGTELGRDATPLEADLPRFVDLSKDFQGKAAMEATGIRAKCVTLLIDGPADCDPWGREALFDGNTKIGRLTSGGYSVHFGKSIGMGYVRPDLATVGQKLKVKMLNQLWDAEVVEDSPYDPANATIRIDG; the protein is encoded by the coding sequence ATGAAAACCCAGGTCAAAGCATTGGTTGTTGGCGGCGGGGCCGTAGGGGCGGGCATTGCCTATCATCTGGCCAAGGCCGGCTGGGAATGCGTTCTGATCGAGCGTGACGAGCTGACATCCGGTTCCACCTGGCACGCCGCCGGCCTTTTGCCGCTGTTCAACATGGGTTACGCCACCAGCCATATCCACCAGTATTCGGTTGATTTCTACAAAACGCTGGAGGCTGAAACCGGGTTGAATGCAGGCTTTTCGGTGGTGGGCAACCTGCGCATGGCCCAAACGCAAGAGCGTATGGACGAATACATGCTCTATGCCTCTACCGCCGATTCGGTGGGCATCAAGTATGAATTCCTCACGCCGGATGACATCAAGGCCCGCTGGCCGCTGATCCGCACGGATGACCTTAAAGGCGCGCTTTACCACACCGAAGACGGCTATATTAACCCTGCCGATGTCACCCAGGCGATGGCCAAGGGCGCCCGCCAGTTGGGGGCCGAGATTTACCGCAAGCTGCAGGTCGACAGCTATGAATGGACGGGGTCCGAATGGATCGTGCGCGGCACCAAAATGGTGGAGCGCGGCGGCAATCTGGTGGCCGGAGAGGACAGGTTTGAAATCCGCGCCGAACATGTGGTGACAGCCACCGGCAACCACGCCCAGCGCACGGCCAAATTGCTTGGCATCAAGATCCCCGCCATTCCGGTTGAACACCAGTTCATCGTTATGGAGTCCGACCCCGCGCTGGTGGAATGGCGCAAGACCAACCCCGAACACCCCGTCATCCGCGACGCCGATGCGCAATCCTATGTGCGCGAGGAACGCGGCGGCTGGATTTTGGGCGTTTACGAGAAGAACGCCCCCGCCCGGTTTGAATATGGCGTGCCCGACAGTTTCCGCGCCGACCTGTTCCCGCTCGATCTGGAGCGCATTGAGAGCCAGTATATGGCGATGATCCACCGCATCCCCTCATGCGAGAACAGCGGCTTGAAGGATGATTTCAACGGCCCGATCTGCTACACCCCCGATGGCAACCCGCTGGTCGGCCCCGCGCCCGGCCTGCGCAATATGTGGCTGGCCGAGGGCTTTAGCTTTGGCATCACGGCGGCTGGCGGCACCGGCTATTACCTTGCGCAGATGATGGTGAATGGCGAGGCTGAAATCGACATGGCGTCGCTCGACCCCAAGCGTTTTGGCGATTGGATGACGACTGAGTATGCCATGCGCAAGAACGAGGAGTGCTATGACCATGTCTACATCCTCCACCACCCCGATGAGGAACGCCCCGCCGCCCGCCCGCTCCGCACCTCGCCCGCCTATGACCGGCAAGCCGCGCGCGGCGCGCAGTTCGGTCAGGTAAACGGCTGGGAACGCCCGAACTATTACGCCCCCATGGGCTTCAATGATCATGATAGCCGCAGCTTCCGCCGTGGCGGCTGGTGGCAATATGCGGTTGAGGAAGCCAAAGCCATCCGCAACGGCGTCGGGTTGATCGACGCCACGGCGTTTACCAAACATATCGTCAAAGGCCCCGGTGCCACGGCTTTCCTTGATTGGTTCACCACCAACAAGCTACCGAAAGTGGGCCGCATCAACCTCACCTATGCGCTGACACCAACCGGCACGACCCGCACCGAATACACCATCGTGCGGCTTAAGGATGACGAGTATTATCTCGTCTCTGCTGGCGCGTGGACAGCCTATGACGCCGATTATCTGCGCAAATGCGTGGCCGACAAAGAGGCCGCGTTTGGCCGCATCGAGGTGCAGAATGTCACCACACAATGGGGCGTTTTCGCCATTGCGGGGCCGAAATCGCGCGACGTGCTGAAAAAACTCATCCGCGATGCCGACCCAGAAACCGCGCTGTCCAACAAGCGCTTCCCCTGGCTGTCTGCCCGGCAAATCGAGCTTGGCATGTGCCCCGTCAACGCCATCCGTGTGGCCTATACCGGCGAGCTGGGCTGGGAGCTTCACCACCCGATCGAAATGCAGAACTACCTGTTCGACCAGCTTGAGAAGGCCGGGGCGGAATTCGGCATGAAGCTGGTTGGCGCGCGCGCGCAAAACTGGCTGCGCCAAGAAAAATCCTACCGCGCCTTTGGCACCGAGCTTGGCCGCGACGCCACCCCGCTGGAAGCCGACCTGCCCCGCTTTGTCGACCTGTCCAAAGACTTCCAGGGCAAAGCGGCGATGGAGGCCACCGGCATCCGCGCCAAATGCGTCACCCTGCTCATCGACGGCCCCGCCGATTGCGACCCCTGGGGCCGCGAGGCGCTGTTTGATGGAAATACCAAGATCGGCCGCCTCACCTCGGGCGGTTACTCCGTGCATTTCGGCAAATCCATCGGCATGGGCTATGTGCGCCCCGATCTGGCCACGGTCGGCCAGAAGCTGAAGGTCAAGATGCTGAACCAGCTTTGGGATGCCGAAGTGGTCGAAGACAGCCCCTATGACCCGGCGAATGCCACAATCCGGATTGATGGCTAG
- a CDS encoding transporter substrate-binding domain-containing protein encodes MRLSHMILGAAMAAISLPAMAQDVPDLGGREVVVVTENAYPPLQFIDPSSGEAIGWEYDAMAEIAKRLNITVTYQNISWDAMIPAVSEGQFDMGMTGITIRDDRREMVDFSEPYMRSEMFMLVRADEERFSDGASFAANPDLLVGAQAGTTPFYTAVYEVLDGDEANPRIKLFETFGVSIEALRNGDVDLVLTDGTAGNGYVRANPDTFKLVGAPMGVEDFGFIFPRGSDLVGPMNAAIAAMAADGTLEALNIKWFLEYEIGQ; translated from the coding sequence ATGCGACTTTCACATATGATTCTCGGCGCGGCGATGGCGGCGATCAGCCTGCCCGCGATGGCCCAGGATGTGCCCGACCTAGGGGGCCGCGAAGTGGTGGTGGTAACGGAAAACGCCTATCCGCCGCTGCAATTCATCGACCCGAGCAGCGGCGAGGCGATCGGCTGGGAATATGACGCGATGGCCGAAATTGCCAAGCGGCTGAATATTACCGTGACCTACCAGAACATCAGCTGGGATGCGATGATCCCCGCCGTTTCGGAAGGCCAGTTCGATATGGGCATGACCGGCATCACCATCCGCGATGACCGTCGCGAAATGGTCGATTTTTCCGAGCCTTACATGCGCAGCGAAATGTTCATGCTGGTGCGCGCCGATGAAGAGCGTTTCAGCGATGGCGCAAGCTTTGCCGCCAACCCCGATCTGCTGGTCGGCGCGCAGGCCGGCACCACGCCGTTCTATACCGCCGTTTACGAGGTGCTGGATGGCGATGAGGCCAACCCGCGCATCAAGCTGTTTGAAACCTTTGGTGTGAGCATCGAAGCCTTGCGCAATGGCGATGTCGACCTTGTGCTGACCGATGGCACGGCGGGCAATGGCTATGTGCGCGCCAACCCCGACACGTTCAAACTGGTGGGCGCGCCGATGGGCGTTGAAGATTTCGGCTTTATCTTTCCACGTGGCAGCGACCTTGTCGGCCCGATGAATGCCGCAATTGCCGCAATGGCCGCCGATGGCACATTGGAAGCGCTGAACATCAAGTGGTTCCTTGAATATGAGATTGGCCAGTAA
- a CDS encoding amino acid ABC transporter permease has product MNKNPPKDFPYWLVAVVLIGLYLAYRVAVDELYAQVYARISQGIAMTIEVALVAFALATVLGLGLAVAALSRFIVLRQIARFYIEVVRGVPILVLLFYIAFVAAPVFVVAINALIEPLGFEAMRPRDLSMKWRAILALMIGYGAFLAEVFRAGLQSVDPGQIEAAEALGLNGWQRFRLIVFPQAIRTVLPPLGNDFVAMVKDSSLVSVLGVADITQLGKTYAAGSFRYFEAYNIVAFIYLAMTIGLSLALRRLERHMRKNTHQ; this is encoded by the coding sequence ATGAATAAAAACCCCCCCAAGGATTTTCCCTATTGGCTGGTCGCCGTGGTGCTGATTGGCCTGTATCTCGCCTATCGCGTGGCGGTCGATGAGCTGTATGCGCAGGTCTATGCGCGCATTTCCCAGGGCATTGCGATGACCATCGAGGTTGCGCTGGTGGCCTTTGCGCTGGCCACGGTGCTGGGGCTTGGCCTTGCCGTGGCGGCGCTGAGCCGGTTCATCGTGCTGCGCCAGATCGCGCGCTTCTACATCGAAGTCGTGCGCGGCGTGCCGATTCTGGTGCTGCTGTTCTACATCGCCTTTGTGGCCGCGCCGGTCTTTGTGGTGGCCATCAATGCGCTGATCGAGCCCTTGGGGTTTGAAGCCATGCGCCCGCGCGATCTGTCGATGAAATGGCGCGCAATACTGGCGCTGATGATAGGCTATGGCGCCTTTCTGGCCGAGGTGTTTCGTGCGGGGCTGCAATCGGTCGACCCGGGGCAAATCGAGGCGGCCGAGGCTTTGGGGCTGAACGGCTGGCAACGCTTCCGGCTGATCGTGTTCCCGCAGGCCATTCGCACGGTGCTGCCGCCCCTGGGCAATGATTTTGTGGCAATGGTCAAAGACAGCTCGCTTGTGTCGGTGCTGGGCGTGGCCGACATCACCCAGCTTGGCAAAACCTATGCTGCCGGAAGTTTCCGCTATTTCGAGGCGTATAATATAGTCGCCTTCATCTACCTTGCCATGACGATCGGCCTGTCGCTTGCGCTGCGCCGGCTGGAGCGCCATATGCGCAAGAACACCCACCAATAG